The following proteins are encoded in a genomic region of Peromyscus eremicus chromosome 14, PerEre_H2_v1, whole genome shotgun sequence:
- the LOC131924142 gene encoding disintegrin and metalloproteinase domain-containing protein 21-like, producing the protein MAPFLRGSTWTQVLLGGSLWLSVLWVLLCPVCCSQGPPKWRFTTSEVVIPRKVPQRMGGSDRPDQLAYSMRFRGQRHVVHMKLKKNMIPENLPVYTTNDQGAEQEDYPFVPRDCYFYSYLEGVPGSLATLDTCNGGLNGMLQVDDFTYEIKPLASSSKFEHVISLLVVEEGFRKSKKCTNEENVVEADEFLEEMQLAGSPRAAPVYLWRVHTKLVRMYYTITVEVTRNIQNYTASLEFILIMNNIADSIYKEAGLRVYPYVIEIWESHNGLDINQWQNNPQQILSNFGTFKMNRYKNKGMSPTTYAILAGLQYGGVDYAAMQNQACSKSKGVVYVHVVNMHKFLSTALLCHALGHSLGLHHDTPGCVCFRRSSCVMNEFPALMDMMSNCSQADLHTIVTKVDNCLSFPRTQFYRQVYEVPRCGDNKVNSNEQCDCGPLKECINNSCCATNCRFTSGSSCDVGGCCQQCSFAPAGTMCRDKLGICDLPEYCDGNSQNCPQNFYIQDGTPCSPLAVCMSGNCSDRDLQCQALFGYQVKDAKPACYKQLNMKGDRFGNCGLKVFRTGTRFHACQDDDIFCGLLHCDGVIRVPGGGEHTTFHHIRIQDIQEEHCFGYDVHHGADIPSMGLVVDGATCGPGKYCRRQSCVFHQNLNFTCDVTACNHRGVCNNRGHCHCVRGWQPPNCEEEGSGGSADSGPVPTSEEMLQAKIRVNINKILVVLCTRMILVLASLFFGGISKVVIVLDSRRKAYQA; encoded by the coding sequence ATGGCCCCCTTCCTCCGGGGATCTACCTGGACTCAAGTCCTCCTGGGAGGTTCTCTCTGGCTGTCTGTGCTCTGGGTACTGTTGTGCCCTGTCTGTTGCTCCCAGGGCCCACCCAAATGGCGCTTCACTACCTCTGAAGTTGTGATCCCCAGGAAGGTTCCCCAAAGAATGGGTGGAAGTGATAGGCCAGACCAGCTTGCCTATAGCATGCGCTTCAGAGGACAAAGACACGTGGTCCACATGAAACTCAAGAAGAACATGATTCCTGAAAATCTTCCTGTGTACACTACTAACGATCAAGGAGCAGAGCAGGAGGACTACCCATTTGTTCCTCGAGACTGTTACTTCTACAGCTACCTGGAAGGGGTCCCTGGGTCCCTCGCTACACTAGATACCTGCAATGGAGGTCTGAATGGCATGCTACAGGTGGATGACTTCACTTATGAAATCAAACCATTGGCATCTTCTTCCAAATTTGAGCATGTTATTTCTCTGCTTGTGGTAGAAGAAGGGTTTCGTAAGTCTAAAAAGTGTACCAATGAAGAGAATGTGGTGGAGGCAGATGAATTCCTTGAAGAGATGCAGCTTGCTGGAAGTCCCAGAGCAGCTCCAGTGTATTTGTGGCGTGTGCATACGAAATTAGTAAGAATGTACTACACGATAACTGTTGAAGTAACCAGAAATATCCAGAACTACACCGCCTCACTTGAGTTTATACTGATTATGAACAACATAGCAGACAGCATTTATAAAGAAGCTGGCTTACGTGTCTATCCCTATGTTATAGAAATTTGGGAAAGTCATAATGGACTGGATATAAACCAGTGGCAAAATAATCCTCAACAAATTCTGTCAAACTTTGGCACATTCAAAATGAATAGATACAAAAATAAGGGTATGAGTCCCACCACTTATGCTATTTTAGCAGGATTGCAATATGGAGGTGTAGATTATGCAGCCATGCAGAATCAAGCATGCTCAAAATCTAAAGGAGTAGTATATGTACATGTTGTAAACATGCATAAATTTCTGAGTACAGCTCTTTTGTGTCATGCACTAGGTCACAGTCTGGGTTTACACCATGATACACCGGGCTGTGTTTGTTTCAGAAGAAGCAGTTGTGTCATGAATGAATTTCCTGCTCTTATGGATATGATGAGCAATTGTTCCCAGGCTGACTTACATACTATAGTAACTAAAGTCGACAATTGCCTGAGTTTCCCTCGTACTCAATTTTATAGACAAGTATATGAAGTTCCTCGCTGTGGAGATAACAAGGTGAATTCCAATGAGCAATGTGACTGTGGCCCCTTGAAAGAGTGTATCAATAACAGCTGTTGTGCAACCAATTGTCGCTTCACTTCGGGAAGCAGTTGTGATGTAGGAGGTTGTTGTCAGCAATGTTCATTTGCACCCGCTGGAACTATGTGCAGAGACAAACTTGGTATTTGTGATCTGCCAGAATACTGTGATGGAAACTCACAGAATTGCCCCCAAAATTTTTACATCCAAGATGGAACTCCCTGCTCACCACTAGCAGTTTGCATGTCAGGAAATTGCAGTGACCGTGATTTGCAGTGTCAAGCTCTTTTTGGATACCAAGTAAAGGATGCAAAACCAGCATGCTATAAACAGTTAAATATGAAAGGTGACCGATTTGGAAACTGTGGGTTGAAGGTGTTTCGAACAGGAACCAGATTTCATGCATGTCAAGATGACGATATTTTTTGTGGACTGCTGCATTGTGATGGTGTAATTCGTGTACctggtggaggtgagcacactacATTTCATCACATAAGGATACAAGATATTCAAGAAGAACACTGCTTTGGGTATGATGTACACCATGGAGCAGATATTCCAAGTATGGGGCTTGTAGTGGATGGTGCAACCTGTGGCCCAGGGAAATACTGTAGAAGGCAATCTTGTGTTTTTCATCAAAACTTGAATTTTACATGCGACGTCACTGCCTGTAATCACAGAGGGGTGTGTAACAACAGAGGCCATTGTCACTGTGTGCGTGGTTGGCAGCCACCAAACTGTGAAGAAGAAGGTTCAGGTGGTAGTGCAGACAGTGGCCCTGTACCTACTTCTGAGGAAATGCTTCAAGCCAAAATTCGTGTGAATATAAACAAGATACTAGTTGTTTTGTGTACTCGTATGATTCTTGTTTTGGCTTCACTTTTTTTTGGTGGAATTTCAAAAGTAGTAATTGTTCTGGACAGCAGACGGAAAGCTTATCAGGCATGA